The Starkeya sp. ORNL1 DNA window GCCCCCTCAGCGGCGACACGACCTCGATGCAGGAGTTGAGCATCGTAGAGGTCGCCGCTGCGCTCGTGACGGCCGCCATCATTCTGGGTGTGCTCTACTACGGGCGCGACGTTCTCCTGCCGCTCGCCATCGCATTTCTCATTACTTTCGCGCTCAACCCTCCTGTCACCTGGCTCGGTCGCCTGGGCCTGCCGAGGGTCGTTTCGACGAGCGTCGTCATGGTGACCCTGGTATGCGCTCTCGCCGGAATGGCAGTCGTTCTGGGGGCGCAGGTCCGATCGCTCGCGGTTGATCTGCCGAACTATCAGTCGACCATGCTGACAAAGCTGGCGGATCTGCGCGAGAGCCTGAAAACGCCAGGAATTTTCGACGGCGCGTTCAAAACCGCCGAGCGCGTCTTGAAGGAGGTCGATTCGAAGGACACCAGCCCCGCGGATGGCCCCGCGCCACAGCGTGTCGAAATCATACCTACGCAGCAGACACCCTTCGAGCAGATACTTAGCTGGCTTACGCGATCCGCCGAGCCGCTGGCAACCGCCGGCATCGTCTTCTTCCTGGTGTTCCTCGCGCTACTGGACCGTCGAAGTATTCGCGACCGCTTCCTGCGCCTGCTCGGCGGCAACTTTCATCGGTCGACTGACGCGATGCAGGAGGCGGGCGCGCGTATCAGCCGATATCTGCTGATGCAGTTGCTCGTAAACTTCAGCTACGGCGTTCCAATGGCCCTGGGCTTGTGGATCATCGGCGTGCCGGGGGCGCTGTTATGGGGAGCGGTCGGCGCAGTCATGCGCTTTATCCCGTATGTGGGTCCGCTGATCGCCTCGATTTTTCCGCTCGCGCTTGCATTTGCGGTGGACAGCGGCTGGAGCATGCTGCTTTGGACGCTCGCACTCATCATTGTTCTCGAGGCGCTCATCAACAATGTCGTTGAGCCGCTTCTCTATGGCTCGAGCACCGGATTGTCGGCGCTCTCGCTGATCGTCTCTGCGATATTGTGGACGGCACTGTGGGGGCCGGTCGGCTTGATCCTGTCGACCCCGCTGACGGTGTGCTTATTGGTGCTTGGCCGAAACCTGCCGCAGCTCCAATTCCTCGAGACGCTTCTTGGTTCGGCGCCTGCGCTTGATGTGCCAACGCGCGTTTATCAGCGACTCATCGCAAACGATGCGGACGAAGCGATCGACGTTGCGAATACCGAAATCGAAAAAACGTCACTTGTCTCGTTTTATGACAGTGTCGGCATTGAGGTGCTTCGGTTGGCGAGCGAGGAGCATTTCCGCAATGCAAGCGCAGAGCACCGCCTACGCCTGGCAAGCGGTATGGACACATTGCTGGACGATCTCAGGGATCAATATCCTCCTGGATTGAACCTGGATGCGACGCCAGTGGTTCTGTGTCTGGGCGGAAAATGGGAGATCGATACAATGGGCGGCGAAATGCTGGCCCATGCACTAGCCGTTGAGGGGATCGCCGCAACATCCTTGCCGGCAGCGACCCTCACGGCCGACTACCTGGCCAAGCTGGACTTGCAGGGCGCGAACATCGTTTGCCTCAGCTACTTTACTCCCCGCCCGGGCATAGCTGCGCGTCATGTGTGCCAGCGTCTGCGGCGGCGATGGCCGAAGCTGCGTATTGTCCTGGCGCTCTGGAACGCATCGCCGGAGATATTGGCCACTGAGGCACTTGAAACGCTTCGGGCCGATGCAGTCGTGACCTCAATAGAAGAGGCGGTTCGGCGCATTCATCGCATCGTCAATCCGGGGGAGGCAAGCGCATCACAAAAAGCTGCGGCTCCGGACAATGACGCAAAGCGGGTGGACGCTTTGAACGCCACCGGCGTTCTGGAAGGCCATAAACGGGAAGCACTGGACGCACTCGCCAAGCGAGCAGCGGACGTTTTCAATACCGAAGTCGCGGTCATATCGACCATACATCAAGATCACGAATACTTCGTTGGGCAAAGTGGTAAGCTGCCAAACGCGATCACTGACGATACTGGCGCCCTGCTGCCCATGACGCGTGACGATGCGATCTGCAACTATGTTGTGGCAAGCGACCAAACTCTTGTAGTGGCCGACATGGAGCGCGACCCGCGGTTCGCTGACAATGAAACGATCAAGCGGTGGGACGTGCGGTTCTACGCGGGAGCGGCGTTGCGCACGGCCGACGGCCTGGTATTTGGAGCGCTCTGCATTCTCGATTCCGAGCCACGGACTTTGGCGGAGAACGAGGTCAGGCTGCTTGAAACCATGGCGGCGGACGTGGTGTCGACCATAACGGACACGGATGTGGCGACGCAGCCGCCGGAGAATCCAGCGTTGGCTCTTTCGTCCGCCACCGTCGGACAGAAGGTGCCGGAGCGATAGATCGTCCTGCCCACTTCGAGCGACCTCAATGTTGCCGATCGCGTTTGAGAAACGCGTGGGCCAAACGGCATTGCAAATGGTCAAGTTGGCGCCGTCCGCCACGGAACTGCGAACCGGACAGCGAGTTACATAGGCATGCAGTAGGGGGACACCATGCAAGACGCGCAGATTGGTTGGATCGCCGCCATCATCATTGGTGGCCTCGCCGGTTGGATCGCTTCCGGGCTCATGAAGAGCGACACCGGCATCTTCATGAACATCGTGCTCGGCATCATCGGCGCTGCCATCGCAAGCTTTATCTTCAGCTTCATGGGTGTCGGCTTCGGCGGCTGGATCGGTTATCTGGTGGCCGGCATCATCGGTGCCTGCATCCTGATTTGGGGCGCCCGTGCGGTTCGAAGCTGACGGGCCGTGAAGATAGCGACCTTCAACGTCAACGGCGTCAATGGGCGGCTTCCGGTGCTGCTGCGATGGCTCGCAGAAGCTGCGCCGGATGTTGCCTGCTTGCAGGAGCTGAAGTCGCCTGACGAGAAGTTTCCGATCGGCGCCATCCGGGAGGCCGGCTATGGCGCTATCTGGCACGGCCAGAAGAGCTGGAATGGGGTCGCCATCCTGGCGCGCGGCGCCGATCCGATCGAAACCCGGCGCGGCCTTCCCGGCGATCGTGACGATCTCCAAAGTCGCTATATCGAGGCGGCAATCGACGGCATCCTGATCGGCTGCCTCTATCTGCCAAACGGCAATCCCGCGCCAGGTCCGAAGTTCGACTACAAGCTGCGCTGGTTCGAGCGCCTGACGAAATATGCGGCCAAGATGCTCGCACTCGACGTGCCGTTTGTGCTTGCCGGCGACTTCAACGTCATGCCGACCGAGCTTGACGTCTACAAGCCGGAGCGCTGGATCGACGACGCGCTGTTCCGACCGGAGGTCCGCGCTGCCTACCGTGGCTTGCTCGCCCAGGGCTGGACCGACGCCTTGCGGACCATGCATCCGGATGAGCGCATCTACACATTCTGGGATTACTTCCGGAATGCATGGGGCAGGGATGCCGGGCTGCGCATCGACCACATCCTGCTGAGCTCGGAACTCGCGCCACGTCTCGCCGCGGCGGAGGTCGACCGTGAGGTCCGGGGCTATGAGAAGGCGAGCGACCATGCACCGGTCTGGGTGAGGCTGTCGAAGACCTCACGAGCACGCCGCAAATGAGCATCTTCGCTGCCAATGCCCTGGAGCTGGCACCTCGCCTGATCGGGACGAAGCTCCTGGTCGACGGCGTCGGCGGGACCATCGTGGAGACGGAGGCCTATCGTCCGGATGATCCGGCCTCGCACAGCTTCCGCGGCCTCACCAAGACCAACACGGCCCTGTTCGGGCCCCTTGGCCATGCGTACGTCTACCGGTCCCATGGCCTGCACTGGTGCTTCAATGTCGTCGCGGAACAGCACGGCGGGGTGCTGGTGCGTGCTCTGGCGCCGGAATTCGGCATCGACCAGATGATCGCTCGGCGGGGAGTCATGACCGGCCTGTGCAGCGGGCCTGGTCGCCTCACGCAGGCGCTGGGCATCAACGCCTCCCACGATGGTCTTCCGCTCGACAAGCCGCCGTTCGAGTTTGTGGATAGGCTCGATGAGCCGGACATCATCAGCGGGCCGCGCATCGGCCTCACCAAGGCTGTGACTGAACCGTGGAGGTTCGGCTTGGCAGGCTCCCCTTACCTGAGCAAGCCCTTCAGCAAGCGACCGGCCTCGGTCGGCCCGGTGTGATCCTAACCTCTTGCCGAACCGCCGACGCGCTCTGCAATCGCTCGATCCTGTCGTCGACAAACCCCTCAGGTCGCCAATGCCTGTTCCAGATCTGCGATCAGGTCCTCGGCGTCTTCGATTCCGACGGACAAGCGCACCAGTGAGTCGGAGATGCCGATAGCTGCGCGCTGCTCGGCCGGAATGCTGCCATGGGTCATCAGCGCGGGGTGCTCGATGAGGCTTTCGACCCCGCCAAGGCTCTCGGCCAGCGTGAAGAGCCGGGTGTGTTCGAGGAAACGCTTGGTACCGGCAAGGTCGCGGTCAAGTTCCGCTGTGACCATGCCGCCGAAGGCATGCATCTGGCGCTTTGCAATGTCGTGTTGTGGATGGCTGGCAAGACCGGGATAAATGACGCGGCGCACGTCAGGACGGCGTTCCAGCCATTCCGCGATCTTCTGGCCATTCGACGAATGCCGCTCCATTCGTAGCGCTAGCGTCTTGAGGCCGCGCAGTGCCAGGAAGCTGTCGAACGGTCCGGAGATGGCCCCGACCGCGTTCTGCAGGAATTTCAGCCGGGCGGCGAGATCCGCATTATCGCCGACGATGGCACAGCCGCCGACCATATCGGAGTGGCCGTTGAGATATTTAGTCGTCGAATGGACGACGATGTCGATGCCGAGTTCGAGCGGCCGCTGCAGATAGGGGCTGCAGAACGTGTTGTCGACCACCGTGGTCAGGCCCCGTTCCTTGCCGAGCGCGGCGATGGCCGCGAGATCGACCACCTTCAGCAACGGGTTGGTCGGGGTCTCGATCCAGAGCATATTGGTATCGGGCCGGATCACCGCCTCAACCGCAGCGAGGTTGGTGAAGTCGGCGAAGCTGACCCGCAGATTGGCGGAGCGCTTGCGCACTCGCTCCAGCATCCTGAAGGTGCCGCCATAAATGTCGTCGGTAGCGATGATGTGCGCGCCGGCATCCAGCAGTTCGAACACCGTTGCGATCGCGGCAAGCCCCGACGCGAAGGCGAAGCCGGCCGTCCCGCTTTCCAGATCGGTCATCGCGCGCTCGAAGGCGAAGCGGGTCGGGTTCTGGCTGCGGGCATATTCAAAGCCCTTGTGCACGCCGGGACTTTGCTGGCCGTAGGTCGATGTCGCGTAGATCGGCACCATCACCGCGCCCGTCGTCGGGTCTTGGCTTTGGCCGCCATGAATGGTGCGCGTCGCGAAGGCGAGGCGGTTCTTTCCGGAAGCCGTCATTTGGCGCGCCTCAGATGGTTGATGAGATCGATGCGGGTGACGAGGCCGACAAATTCGTCGCCATCAAAGATGATGGCAACCTCGTTGCGTTCGAAGACGGGCAACAGTGCATCCAGCGTCTGGCTGGCCTGCAGCGTGTGGAGGTCGGATGTCATGGCCACACGTACCGGCGCGTTGAACCGATTCCAGCGGTCCCCCTCGGTTTCCTCGACCGTCGCGAGGATGTCGCTTTCGTCGATGATGCCGACCAGCCGGCCCTGTTCGAGCACCGGCAATTGCGAGATGTCGGCGCGCCGCATGCGCCCATAAGCGTTCAGCAGGCTGTCGTCGGGACCGACGACCACGGTCCCACCTTCCCGGTGCGAACGGGCGACGAGGTCGCTGAGGTTTCCATGTTGCTCGCGCTCGGACAGCCCCTGTTCGGCGAGCCAGAAATCGTCGAACACCTTCGACAGATATTTGTTGCCGCTGTCGCAGACGAAGGTCAGCACGCGCTTTAGCAGCGTCTGCTCGCGGCAGTAGGCGAGGGCGGCGGACAGCAGCGTGCCGGACGAGGAGCCGGCGAGAATTCCTTCCTTCGACAGAAGGTCGCGAACCGCCCGCATGCTTGCCTTGTCGGAAATCGAGTAGGCGTGCTTCACCAGTGACAAATCGCAATTGGGCGGCACGAAATCCTCGCCGATGCCTTCGACCGTCCAGCTTCCAGCCTCCGGCATCTTGCCGGTCCTGATCAGCGGAGCGAGCACCGAGCCGACCGGGTCGGCGAGCACCATCTCCGTTTTCGGGGACACGCGCGCGAGGTATCGGCCGAGCCCGGTCAGCGTGCCTCCCGAGCCGACGCCGACCACCACCGCGTCGACGTCGCCCTCCAACTGCCGCCAGATTTCGGGGCCGGTGGTGGTTTCGTGCGCCTGCGGATTGGCTGGATTGGCGAACTGATTGACATAGAAGGCGCCGGGAGTTTCCGCGGCGATTTTCTCGGCCATGTCCTGATAATATTCCGGATCGCCTTTGCCGACGTCGGAGCGGGTCAGCCGCACCTCCGCGCCGAGCGCCCGCAGATGCTGGATCTTTTCCCGGGACATCTTGTCGGGGACGACGAGGATGATGCGATAGCCCTTGGGAATGCCGACCTGCGCCAACCCAAGCCCGGTATTGCCCGCGGTCGCCTCGACGATGGTGCCCCCCGGCGCAAGCTGTCCATTGCTCTCGGCCGCGGTGATCATCGACACCGCGATGCGGTCCTTGATCGAGCCTCCAGGGTTCTGGCTTTCCAGCTTGCTGAACAGCCTGCAAGGGCCAGTATCGAACCTGGTCAACTCGATCACCGGCGTTTCACCGATCAGGTCGAGCACGGATGCATAGGGTGGCCGCAAACGATCGAACACGCGTTCGGCTTTTGGATCGATACGCGCACTCATCAAACGACCTCGTATGAGCCGACGGTACCAGCTGGGCATCCAATCGTTGAAATGGCGAATTCAGGCGGCAGGTCAAGTGGACAGGATCAAGCCGAAGCGATCGCGTTCTTCTGAAAATCCCCATGTCACATCGAGCGACGTGGACGTTCCCTCGCAGCGCGCCCGTGCGCAGGTTCAGAATTTCTCTACCCACGGCCGAAGTTCGATTTCCGACGCCCAGGCACTGCGGGGCTGGCGCAGCACGCTGAGATAGGTTTGCGCGATCGCGTCGGGATCGAGAGTGCTGTCCGGGTGTGCGTCCGGATCGGGGCGGTCAGGGCTGCGCACTGCGCCGTCGATGACGAAATGCGCAACATGAATGCCTTGGGGAGACAATTCGCGCGCCGCGCTTTGGGCCAGGCCGCGCAGGCCAAACTTGCCTATGGCGAAACTGGAAGAGAGCGCAAACCCTTTCACGCTGGCAGTGGCGCCGGTCAGCAGAATGGCGCCGTGCCTGTTCGGCAGCATGCGCCTCGCCGCCTGCTGCACCACCAGGAAGCCACCAAAGGCGGAGACGTCGATAGCTTTTCGAACCTCCTGCGGATCGAGATCGACGATGGCACCGCGCACGCGGGCGCTCGCATTGTAGAGGACGAGGTCGGGCGGGCCGAGCCTGGCGTCGATATCGGCGAACAACTGCGCGACGCTGTCGGGGGCTGCAGCGTCGACCGTGAAGACCCTCGCGCCGATTTCGGTGGCGAGCGCGTCCAGCTTGGCGACGTTGCGCGCGGCCAAGGCGACCCTGACCCCCGCGTCCGTGAGCGCTCGCGCGACAGCGGCGCTGATGCCGGGGCCGGCGCCGACAATGAGTGCGGTGGCGTAAGGAAAACGACTCATTGCTGAGGCTCCGCAGTATGGTGCCGACCGGCGGTATCGTCGGCTTTGGGTGTGAGTGGAGTATTACATCAAACCTCCGGTGGACGTCTTCAGACCGGCCGATGTGGCATCAGGACCGGCGTCGGCGCGGCGCGGCGCGGCGCAGCGCGGCGCAGGGGATATGCCTGGTAAGCCCTTGAAGAGCTAGAAGGCGGGCAGCTTCCCAATGAGAATGAAAATGGCAGTCGTGTCGCTCGCGCCCATGTCGGTCAGGCGAATATCCACTATCTCCCCCGTGTCGAGAACCAGAACCGCGCTGCCTTCGATCCGGGCCACGACCAGCGCCCAGCCTTCAGCCGCGAGAACGCCCTGCGTGACGGTCTGGCCCTGCTCCGGGCCGGACGTGTGGCGGTATATGGCAATGCGATAGGTGGCAACCGAGGAGCCAGCTTCCCGCGTGCTAAGCGATCCAGTGCCCGTAAGGGTGGCGAGATGTTGCATGCAGTTATCTTCTCAAAAGCCCAGGCGCACCCGTCCATCCCGCACGGTTTGCGGTGTCGGGGAAACGACCCTTACGGGGGGAGAGCGCGCCTGGTAGTGGAACGGGGCTGTCGCGGCCCCATGCCTGACTAACCTGCGGCTTTCCGCAAGGTTCCGGCGGCCAGGCATATTCGGCCACTGTGCAATTGTTTGAAGAATCTGTGCAATTTGCGGCCGCTGAAATATCCGATTGTGTCGCGCTGGCCAAAAAAAATGGCGCCGCTCTCGGGGAAAGAGCGGCGCCTTGGTTCGGGC harbors:
- a CDS encoding AI-2E family transporter, with amino-acid sequence MSNILSPDPKRPSTRPLSGDTTSMQELSIVEVAAALVTAAIILGVLYYGRDVLLPLAIAFLITFALNPPVTWLGRLGLPRVVSTSVVMVTLVCALAGMAVVLGAQVRSLAVDLPNYQSTMLTKLADLRESLKTPGIFDGAFKTAERVLKEVDSKDTSPADGPAPQRVEIIPTQQTPFEQILSWLTRSAEPLATAGIVFFLVFLALLDRRSIRDRFLRLLGGNFHRSTDAMQEAGARISRYLLMQLLVNFSYGVPMALGLWIIGVPGALLWGAVGAVMRFIPYVGPLIASIFPLALAFAVDSGWSMLLWTLALIIVLEALINNVVEPLLYGSSTGLSALSLIVSAILWTALWGPVGLILSTPLTVCLLVLGRNLPQLQFLETLLGSAPALDVPTRVYQRLIANDADEAIDVANTEIEKTSLVSFYDSVGIEVLRLASEEHFRNASAEHRLRLASGMDTLLDDLRDQYPPGLNLDATPVVLCLGGKWEIDTMGGEMLAHALAVEGIAATSLPAATLTADYLAKLDLQGANIVCLSYFTPRPGIAARHVCQRLRRRWPKLRIVLALWNASPEILATEALETLRADAVVTSIEEAVRRIHRIVNPGEASASQKAAAPDNDAKRVDALNATGVLEGHKREALDALAKRAADVFNTEVAVISTIHQDHEYFVGQSGKLPNAITDDTGALLPMTRDDAICNYVVASDQTLVVADMERDPRFADNETIKRWDVRFYAGAALRTADGLVFGALCILDSEPRTLAENEVRLLETMAADVVSTITDTDVATQPPENPALALSSATVGQKVPER
- a CDS encoding GlsB/YeaQ/YmgE family stress response membrane protein translates to MQDAQIGWIAAIIIGGLAGWIASGLMKSDTGIFMNIVLGIIGAAIASFIFSFMGVGFGGWIGYLVAGIIGACILIWGARAVRS
- the xth gene encoding exodeoxyribonuclease III, producing MKIATFNVNGVNGRLPVLLRWLAEAAPDVACLQELKSPDEKFPIGAIREAGYGAIWHGQKSWNGVAILARGADPIETRRGLPGDRDDLQSRYIEAAIDGILIGCLYLPNGNPAPGPKFDYKLRWFERLTKYAAKMLALDVPFVLAGDFNVMPTELDVYKPERWIDDALFRPEVRAAYRGLLAQGWTDALRTMHPDERIYTFWDYFRNAWGRDAGLRIDHILLSSELAPRLAAAEVDREVRGYEKASDHAPVWVRLSKTSRARRK
- a CDS encoding DNA-3-methyladenine glycosylase; this encodes MSIFAANALELAPRLIGTKLLVDGVGGTIVETEAYRPDDPASHSFRGLTKTNTALFGPLGHAYVYRSHGLHWCFNVVAEQHGGVLVRALAPEFGIDQMIARRGVMTGLCSGPGRLTQALGINASHDGLPLDKPPFEFVDRLDEPDIISGPRIGLTKAVTEPWRFGLAGSPYLSKPFSKRPASVGPV
- a CDS encoding cystathionine gamma-synthase; amino-acid sequence: MTASGKNRLAFATRTIHGGQSQDPTTGAVMVPIYATSTYGQQSPGVHKGFEYARSQNPTRFAFERAMTDLESGTAGFAFASGLAAIATVFELLDAGAHIIATDDIYGGTFRMLERVRKRSANLRVSFADFTNLAAVEAVIRPDTNMLWIETPTNPLLKVVDLAAIAALGKERGLTTVVDNTFCSPYLQRPLELGIDIVVHSTTKYLNGHSDMVGGCAIVGDNADLAARLKFLQNAVGAISGPFDSFLALRGLKTLALRMERHSSNGQKIAEWLERRPDVRRVIYPGLASHPQHDIAKRQMHAFGGMVTAELDRDLAGTKRFLEHTRLFTLAESLGGVESLIEHPALMTHGSIPAEQRAAIGISDSLVRLSVGIEDAEDLIADLEQALAT
- a CDS encoding pyridoxal-phosphate dependent enzyme, coding for MSARIDPKAERVFDRLRPPYASVLDLIGETPVIELTRFDTGPCRLFSKLESQNPGGSIKDRIAVSMITAAESNGQLAPGGTIVEATAGNTGLGLAQVGIPKGYRIILVVPDKMSREKIQHLRALGAEVRLTRSDVGKGDPEYYQDMAEKIAAETPGAFYVNQFANPANPQAHETTTGPEIWRQLEGDVDAVVVGVGSGGTLTGLGRYLARVSPKTEMVLADPVGSVLAPLIRTGKMPEAGSWTVEGIGEDFVPPNCDLSLVKHAYSISDKASMRAVRDLLSKEGILAGSSSGTLLSAALAYCREQTLLKRVLTFVCDSGNKYLSKVFDDFWLAEQGLSEREQHGNLSDLVARSHREGGTVVVGPDDSLLNAYGRMRRADISQLPVLEQGRLVGIIDESDILATVEETEGDRWNRFNAPVRVAMTSDLHTLQASQTLDALLPVFERNEVAIIFDGDEFVGLVTRIDLINHLRRAK
- a CDS encoding SDR family NAD(P)-dependent oxidoreductase; the encoded protein is MSRFPYATALIVGAGPGISAAVARALTDAGVRVALAARNVAKLDALATEIGARVFTVDAAAPDSVAQLFADIDARLGPPDLVLYNASARVRGAIVDLDPQEVRKAIDVSAFGGFLVVQQAARRMLPNRHGAILLTGATASVKGFALSSSFAIGKFGLRGLAQSAARELSPQGIHVAHFVIDGAVRSPDRPDPDAHPDSTLDPDAIAQTYLSVLRQPRSAWASEIELRPWVEKF